Proteins from a genomic interval of Williamwhitmania taraxaci:
- the sfsA gene encoding DNA/RNA nuclease SfsA: MKFDRPLVHGTLIKRYKRFLADIMLDSGEVVVAHCTNSGTMKSCLEEGAEVYLSPAADPNRKTKFTWEMIKINGGWVGINTSNPNQLAHELVSQGQIPGLDGYTEVRREVTFGDSRFDLYARNASEECFIEVKNVSLKDGNLAKFPDAVTTRGQKHLETLIEVKKQGMRAVMLYIIQRTDVEAFAPAKAIDPEYAKKLEVAMAAGVEVFPLMVEVSPIGIEPRQILQAVF, from the coding sequence ATGAAATTCGACAGACCCCTAGTTCACGGAACTCTCATTAAGCGTTACAAGCGCTTCCTTGCCGATATTATGCTCGACAGTGGTGAGGTGGTTGTAGCGCACTGCACTAATTCTGGCACCATGAAGAGCTGCCTCGAAGAAGGAGCCGAAGTTTACCTGTCGCCTGCTGCCGATCCAAACAGGAAGACTAAATTCACGTGGGAGATGATTAAGATTAATGGCGGTTGGGTGGGAATAAACACCTCCAACCCCAACCAGCTTGCTCACGAACTGGTGAGCCAAGGACAAATACCTGGGCTTGATGGTTATACTGAAGTTAGGCGTGAAGTCACCTTTGGTGATAGCCGATTCGACCTATATGCTCGAAATGCAAGCGAAGAGTGCTTTATAGAGGTAAAAAACGTTAGCCTGAAAGACGGAAACCTTGCCAAATTCCCCGATGCGGTAACTACTCGCGGACAAAAGCACTTAGAAACGCTAATAGAGGTAAAGAAGCAAGGAATGCGTGCAGTAATGCTTTACATTATACAAAGAACAGATGTTGAAGCATTTGCACCTGCCAAGGCTATTGATCCCGAATACGCAAAGAAATTAGAAGTAGCAATGGCGGCAGGAGTTGAAGTGTTTCCGCTAATGGTGGAAGTAAGCCCAATAGGCATTGAGCCTAGACAAATATTACAAGCAGTATTTTAG